In the Paralichthys olivaceus isolate ysfri-2021 chromosome 17, ASM2471397v2, whole genome shotgun sequence genome, one interval contains:
- the lipib gene encoding lipase member H, translated as MLPRRLVGLLGLLTLCKGQEGSGGGEPCDSFTDLNLSHCFMGTSLYVRLLLYTRANLDCGREIDHHRLASQALFNLSRPTAFVIHGYRPTGAPPIWIDHIVHLLAGQEDMNVVVVDWNQGAANLNYFTAVAYTREAAHNLTGFIETMEEEGASLSSVHLIGVSLGAHLAGFVGANLKGKIGRITGLDPAGPMFTSSTPEERLDPSDAMFVDVLHTDMNSFGLRGAHGHIDFYANGGADQPGCPKTIFAGKSYFVCDHQRSVFLYLCALNRTCSLTGYPCSSYSDFLDGRCLQCEAFKPASCPVLGYDFSPWTETLLRLGQTKVFFSTTAMLPYRKLSYRVDMVTWNQYLRWGVVYIRLHSGRTFTEARIDHKLFRLEQYTSTRLLAQFDEDLQQVQKISLRINTGNVIGPRYKIRLLRIRLTPLEHPERPVMCRFDIIMEENMEVAFRPLPCDSRL; from the exons ATGCTGCCCCGCAGACTTGTGGGTCTGCTGGGACTCCTCACGCTCTGCAAAG GTCAGGAGGGGAGCGGGGGGGGCGAGCCCTGCGACAGCTTCACAGACCTCAACCTGTCCCACTGCTTCATGGGAACCAGCCTGTACGTGCGGCTGCTCCTCTACACCCGCGCCAACCTCGACTGCGGCCGCGAGATCGACCACCACCGCCTGGCCTCGCAGGCGCTCTTCAACCTCTCCCGCCCCACCGCCTTCGTCATCCACGGCTACCGGCCCACCGGAGCGCCCCCCATCTGGATCGACCACATAGTCCACCTGCTGGCCGGGCAGGAGGACATGAACGTGGTCGTGGTGGACTGGAACCAGGGGGCGGCAAACCTCAACTACTTCACGGCTGTGGCCTACACGAGGGAGGCCGCGCACAACCTGACCGGGTTCATCGAGACCATGGAG gaggaaggagCCTCTCTGAGTTCGGTCCACCTCATCGGCGTCAGTCTGGGAGCTCACCTGGCCGGATTTGTGGGAGCAAACCTGAAGGGAAAGATCGGACGCATCACAG gtctGGACCCGGCGGGGCCGATGTTCACCAGTTCCACACCGGAGGAGAGGCTGGATCCCTCGGACGCCATGTTCGTGGACGTTCTTCACACCGACATGAACT CGTTCGGTCTGAGAGGAGCTCACGGTCACATTGATTTCTACGCCAACGGTGGAGCCGACCAACCTGGATGCCCCAAAACCATCTTTGcag gtaaatcttactttgtgtgtgaccACCAGCGCTCGGTGTTTCTGTACCTGTGCGCTCTGAACCGAACCTGCAGCCTCACCGGTTACCCCTGCTCGTCCTACAGCGACTTCCTGGACGGGAGGTGTCTGCAGTGCGAGGCCTTCAAACCGGCGTCCTGCCCCGTCCTCG GTTATGATTTCAGCCCCTGGACGGAGACTCTGCTGCGACTCGGACAAACCAAAGTCTTCTTCAGCACCACGGCGATGCTGCCGTACAGGA aaCTGAGCTACAGAGTGGACATGGTCACCTGGAACCAGTACCTCCGCTGGGGCGTCGTCTACATCCGGCTGCACAGCGGCAGAACCTTCACCGAGGCTCGAATAGACCA TAAGCTGTTCCGCTTGGAGCAGTACACCTCCACCCGCCTGCTGGCCCAGTTCGACGAGGATCTGCAGCAGGTCCAGAAGATCTCGCTCCGCATCAACACCGGGAACGTGATCGGACCTCGATACAAAATCCGACTGCTGAGGATCCGCCTCACGCCTCTGGAACATCCCGAGAG GCCTGTGATGTGTCGGTTTGACATCATCATGGAGGAGAACATGGAGGTGGCGTTTCGACCTCTGCCCTGCGACTCTCGCCTCTGA
- the LOC109646973 gene encoding SH2 domain-containing protein 1B encodes MATALPLCYHGAISKKECEDLLGKKNKDGAYLIRASETIQGALCLCVYKKKVVYTYRLLHTCTGQYTLLAAGGVQEIFFKTLDDMIHHYKRKNQGLAMHLRHSVKRKTAMLIRPLRPPEDSGEEESAHASVSDADYVEVLPE; translated from the exons ATGGCGACAGCCCTGCCGTTGTGCTACCACGGCGCCATCAGCAAGAAGGAGTGTGAGGATCTTCTGGGAAAGAAGAACAAGGACGGAGCTTATCTGATCCGAGCCAGTGAGACCATCCAGGGagccttgtgtctgtgtgtcta TAAAAAGAAGGTGGTGTATACTTACAGACTGCTTCATACATGTACTGGACAGTACACTCTGCtg GCGGCAGGAGGCGTGCAGGAGATATTTTTTAAGACCTTGGATGATATGATTCATCACTATAAGAGGAAGAACCAGGGCCTGGCCATGCACCTGAGACACTCTGTGAAAAGGAAGACGGCCATGTTGATCCGCCCCCTAAGACCGCCTGAAGACTCCGGTGAAGAAGAGTCTGCCCATGCGA GTGTTTCGGACGCTGACTATGTTGAGGTCCTCCCTGAATGA
- the cip2a gene encoding protein CIP2A isoform X1 codes for MDLTTCLKSLLLAIQQYRGGRTTHNTAQLLKQVEEVSGLKCDQLLSSGQVLPSECVSGLVELAGNPNTNPALTSSIISLLAQLACDDDSREMLHSSYNLTSTLASVIHCHSATPGEPLVLQCLQVLQKLTYNTRTFQSTNYIHELIAFLMTNIQSHSDDIIIMPCLGLMANLCRDNHSVQSHIKSLDNVKPFYRTLINFLAHNSLTVVVFTLSILSSLTLNEKVGEKLFDAKNIHQTFQLVFNIIVNGDGTLTRKYSVDLLVDLLKNSKIADFLTRYQHFSACLSQVLGLLHSKDPDSAAKVLELLLAMCSVSGLRSLLCDVVFKPAAAKLRALGRRPGPGLDNEGRKEQSGLALVQWLSSPVEGAESCSLQALHLLHELLKESLGAETVPDRVVSFSEMLLPVLLGLLRGLDPAKGDAHLRKHCHRITHVTSLLLLLCTDDSTRSIVSRQVSAQLCLSQAESLLSCCHGNNPLTCLPPGSDNDLSQVCAEALLKTLELMSKLRQQVKDMETSFYRMLQDQRIATPLSLALTSHHRQRVQTGLSLLFEATPLPDFPSLVLGESIAANNAYRPREAELSVKRVAVQEVPPPRTNTSELDSSSGSSRGVHSLVEKIQNGLELQVKDSHVSEIIDVYAQKISAFASQESRLQDLLEAKALALSQADRLLAQFRFQRAQAEAEALKLGSLLKDSERRRENLQGELSNQVLEVKRSKTDMEELLQHNARLQQDSEEHQALKGGYNALLNRFNESERLLKEQQVAHVALTKQSDALRKNHEALQLQHEKMASELEEREEEVRSLRSDLQQKNSDITGLRGELQAEEEKVKEKDQERRDLEETVDVLRKELNKTEQARKDASIKASSLELQKSQLETKLKQKEDELNKHSAMISMIHSLSSGKMKNDVNLSL; via the exons ATGGACCTGACGACGTGTTTGAAGTCTCTGTTGTTGGCCATCCAGCAGTACAGAGGCGGCAGgaccacacacaacacagcgcAGCTGCTCAAGCAAGTGGAG GAGGTCTCAGGACTGAAATGTGACCAGCTGCTGTCCTCAGGCCAGGTCCTACccagtgaatgtgtgagtggaCTGGTGGAGTTGGCTGGAAACCCAAACACTAACCCAGCCCTGACCAGCTCCATCATCTCTCTGCTGGCACAACTAG cctgTGATGATGACAGTCGGGAGATGCTTCACAGCAGCTACAACCTCACCAGCACCTTAGCCTCGGTCATCCACTGCCACAGCGCCACACCAGGAGAACCACTGGTACTGCAG tgtttgCAGGTGCTGCAGAAACTGACGTACAACACTCGCACCTTCCAGTCGACAAACTACATCCACGAGCTCATCGCGTTTCTCATGACCAACAT CCAGTCCCacagtgatgacatcatcatcatgccATGCCTCGGCCTCATGGCCAACCTGTGTCGTGACAACCACTCGGTGCAGAGCCACATCAAGTCTCTG GATAATGTGAAGCCGTTTTACCGCACGCTGATCAACTTCCTGGCTCACAACAGTCTGACGGTGGTGGTCTTCACGTTGTCCATACTGTCCAGCCTCACGCTGAACGAGAAGGTCGGCGAGAAG CTCTTTGACGCAAAGAACATACATCAGACTTTCCAGCTTGTGTTCAACATCATTGTGAACGGAGACGGAACTCTGACAAGAAAATACTCAGTTGATCTCTTGGTGGACTTGTTGAAAAACTCCAAAATAGCAGACTTCCTCACCAG GTATCAGCACTTCTCAGCGTGTTTGTCTCAGGTTTTAGGACTTCTGCATTCAAAAGACCCAGATTCTGCAGCCAAG gtCCTGGAGCTCCTCCTGGCCATGTGCAGTGTCTCAGGCCTGCGCTCGCTCCTGTGTGATGTGGTTTTCAAACCGGCTGCAGCCAAACTCAGAGCATTGGGCCGAAGGCCGGGCCCAGGACTGGATAATGAGGGACGCAAGGAACAGTCTGGCCTCGCCCTGGTGCAGTGGCTGAGCTCGCCTGTGGAGGGCGCTGAATCTTGCTCTCTCCAGGCCCTGCACCTGTTGCATGAGCTGCTGAAG GAGTCCCTGGGAGCAGAAACTGTACCTGATCGTGTGGTGAGCTTCTCAGAAATGCTGCTTCCGGTCCTGTTGGGGCTCCTGAGGGGCCTCGACCCTGCAAAGGGAGACGCTCACCTGAGAAAACACTGCCACCGCATCACACACGTCACCAGTTTGCTGCTT CTCCTGTGCACCGACGACTCCACCCGATCCATCGTGTCTCGTCAGGTGAGCGCTCAACTCTGCCTCTCACAGGCCGaatccctcctctcctgttgtcatggaaacaaccCTCTTACCTGTCTCCCTCCCGGCTCCGACAACGATCTCAG TCAGGTGTGTGCAGAAGCTCTGCTGAAGACCCTGGAGTTAATGAGCAAACTGAGACAGCAGGTGAAGGACATGGAGACCAGCTTCTACAGGATGTTACAG GATCAGAGGATAGCAACTcccctctctctggctctgacGTCCCACCACAGACAGCGTGTGCAGACTGGACTCTCGCTGCTGTTTGAAGCCACTCCCCTCCCAGACTTCCCTTCACTGGT TCTGGGAGAAAGCATCGCGGCCAACAACGCCTATCGCCCGAGGGAGGCTGAGCTGTCCGTCAAACGTGTTGCTGTGCAGGAAGTCCCACCTCCCAGGACAAACACGAGTGAGCTGGACTCTTCCAGTGGATCCAGCAGGGGCGTCCACAGTCTGGTCGAGAAGATACAGAACGGCCTCGAG CTGCAGGTTAAAGACTCACATGTGTCTGAGATCATCGATGTTTATGCGCAGAAGATCTCAGCATTTGCG TCTCAGGAGAGTCGCCTGCAGGACCTTTTGGAGGCAAAGGCTCTGGCTCTTTCTCAGGCCGACCGTCTTCTCGCTCAGTTTCGCTTCCAACGAGCTCAAGCTGAGGctgag GCTCTTAAACTTGGATCTTTGCTGAAAGACTCCGAGCGGCGGCGCGAGAATCTGCAGGGCGAGCTCAGCAACCAGGTGCTGGAGGTGAAGCGCTCCAAGACCGacatggaggagctgctgcagcacaacgCCAGACTGCAGCAGGACTCTGAGGAGCACCAGGCCCTCAAAGGAGGTTACAACGCCCTGCTCAACAG GTTCAATGAGAGCGAGCGGCTGCTGAAGGAGCAGCAGGTCGCTCACGTCGCTCTCACCAAACAGAGCGATGCTCTGAGGAAGAACCATGAAGCTCTCCAGCTGCAACACGAGAA GATGGCGTCGGagttggaggagagagaggaggaggtccGATCTCTGCGTTCagatctgcagcagaaaaacagtgacatcacag GTCTACGCGGTGAACTTCAGgccgaggaggagaaggtgaaggAGAAGGATCAGGAGAGGAGGGACCTGGAGGAGACGGTGGATGTTTTGAGGAAGGAACTTAACAAGACGGAGCAGGCGAGGAAGGACGCCAGCATCAAG GCGTCATCTCTGGAGCTGCAGAAGAGCCAGCTGGAGACGAAGCTGAAGCAGAAGGAGGACGAGCTGAACAAACACTCGGCCATGATCTCCATGATCCACAGCCTCAGCAGCGGCAAGATGAAGAACGACGTCAACCTGTCGCTTTGA
- the cip2a gene encoding protein CIP2A isoform X2, whose protein sequence is MLHSSYNLTSTLASVIHCHSATPGEPLVLQCLQVLQKLTYNTRTFQSTNYIHELIAFLMTNIQSHSDDIIIMPCLGLMANLCRDNHSVQSHIKSLDNVKPFYRTLINFLAHNSLTVVVFTLSILSSLTLNEKVGEKLFDAKNIHQTFQLVFNIIVNGDGTLTRKYSVDLLVDLLKNSKIADFLTRYQHFSACLSQVLGLLHSKDPDSAAKVLELLLAMCSVSGLRSLLCDVVFKPAAAKLRALGRRPGPGLDNEGRKEQSGLALVQWLSSPVEGAESCSLQALHLLHELLKESLGAETVPDRVVSFSEMLLPVLLGLLRGLDPAKGDAHLRKHCHRITHVTSLLLLLCTDDSTRSIVSRQVSAQLCLSQAESLLSCCHGNNPLTCLPPGSDNDLSQVCAEALLKTLELMSKLRQQVKDMETSFYRMLQDQRIATPLSLALTSHHRQRVQTGLSLLFEATPLPDFPSLVLGESIAANNAYRPREAELSVKRVAVQEVPPPRTNTSELDSSSGSSRGVHSLVEKIQNGLELQVKDSHVSEIIDVYAQKISAFASQESRLQDLLEAKALALSQADRLLAQFRFQRAQAEAEALKLGSLLKDSERRRENLQGELSNQVLEVKRSKTDMEELLQHNARLQQDSEEHQALKGGYNALLNRFNESERLLKEQQVAHVALTKQSDALRKNHEALQLQHEKMASELEEREEEVRSLRSDLQQKNSDITGLRGELQAEEEKVKEKDQERRDLEETVDVLRKELNKTEQARKDASIKASSLELQKSQLETKLKQKEDELNKHSAMISMIHSLSSGKMKNDVNLSL, encoded by the exons ATGCTTCACAGCAGCTACAACCTCACCAGCACCTTAGCCTCGGTCATCCACTGCCACAGCGCCACACCAGGAGAACCACTGGTACTGCAG tgtttgCAGGTGCTGCAGAAACTGACGTACAACACTCGCACCTTCCAGTCGACAAACTACATCCACGAGCTCATCGCGTTTCTCATGACCAACAT CCAGTCCCacagtgatgacatcatcatcatgccATGCCTCGGCCTCATGGCCAACCTGTGTCGTGACAACCACTCGGTGCAGAGCCACATCAAGTCTCTG GATAATGTGAAGCCGTTTTACCGCACGCTGATCAACTTCCTGGCTCACAACAGTCTGACGGTGGTGGTCTTCACGTTGTCCATACTGTCCAGCCTCACGCTGAACGAGAAGGTCGGCGAGAAG CTCTTTGACGCAAAGAACATACATCAGACTTTCCAGCTTGTGTTCAACATCATTGTGAACGGAGACGGAACTCTGACAAGAAAATACTCAGTTGATCTCTTGGTGGACTTGTTGAAAAACTCCAAAATAGCAGACTTCCTCACCAG GTATCAGCACTTCTCAGCGTGTTTGTCTCAGGTTTTAGGACTTCTGCATTCAAAAGACCCAGATTCTGCAGCCAAG gtCCTGGAGCTCCTCCTGGCCATGTGCAGTGTCTCAGGCCTGCGCTCGCTCCTGTGTGATGTGGTTTTCAAACCGGCTGCAGCCAAACTCAGAGCATTGGGCCGAAGGCCGGGCCCAGGACTGGATAATGAGGGACGCAAGGAACAGTCTGGCCTCGCCCTGGTGCAGTGGCTGAGCTCGCCTGTGGAGGGCGCTGAATCTTGCTCTCTCCAGGCCCTGCACCTGTTGCATGAGCTGCTGAAG GAGTCCCTGGGAGCAGAAACTGTACCTGATCGTGTGGTGAGCTTCTCAGAAATGCTGCTTCCGGTCCTGTTGGGGCTCCTGAGGGGCCTCGACCCTGCAAAGGGAGACGCTCACCTGAGAAAACACTGCCACCGCATCACACACGTCACCAGTTTGCTGCTT CTCCTGTGCACCGACGACTCCACCCGATCCATCGTGTCTCGTCAGGTGAGCGCTCAACTCTGCCTCTCACAGGCCGaatccctcctctcctgttgtcatggaaacaaccCTCTTACCTGTCTCCCTCCCGGCTCCGACAACGATCTCAG TCAGGTGTGTGCAGAAGCTCTGCTGAAGACCCTGGAGTTAATGAGCAAACTGAGACAGCAGGTGAAGGACATGGAGACCAGCTTCTACAGGATGTTACAG GATCAGAGGATAGCAACTcccctctctctggctctgacGTCCCACCACAGACAGCGTGTGCAGACTGGACTCTCGCTGCTGTTTGAAGCCACTCCCCTCCCAGACTTCCCTTCACTGGT TCTGGGAGAAAGCATCGCGGCCAACAACGCCTATCGCCCGAGGGAGGCTGAGCTGTCCGTCAAACGTGTTGCTGTGCAGGAAGTCCCACCTCCCAGGACAAACACGAGTGAGCTGGACTCTTCCAGTGGATCCAGCAGGGGCGTCCACAGTCTGGTCGAGAAGATACAGAACGGCCTCGAG CTGCAGGTTAAAGACTCACATGTGTCTGAGATCATCGATGTTTATGCGCAGAAGATCTCAGCATTTGCG TCTCAGGAGAGTCGCCTGCAGGACCTTTTGGAGGCAAAGGCTCTGGCTCTTTCTCAGGCCGACCGTCTTCTCGCTCAGTTTCGCTTCCAACGAGCTCAAGCTGAGGctgag GCTCTTAAACTTGGATCTTTGCTGAAAGACTCCGAGCGGCGGCGCGAGAATCTGCAGGGCGAGCTCAGCAACCAGGTGCTGGAGGTGAAGCGCTCCAAGACCGacatggaggagctgctgcagcacaacgCCAGACTGCAGCAGGACTCTGAGGAGCACCAGGCCCTCAAAGGAGGTTACAACGCCCTGCTCAACAG GTTCAATGAGAGCGAGCGGCTGCTGAAGGAGCAGCAGGTCGCTCACGTCGCTCTCACCAAACAGAGCGATGCTCTGAGGAAGAACCATGAAGCTCTCCAGCTGCAACACGAGAA GATGGCGTCGGagttggaggagagagaggaggaggtccGATCTCTGCGTTCagatctgcagcagaaaaacagtgacatcacag GTCTACGCGGTGAACTTCAGgccgaggaggagaaggtgaaggAGAAGGATCAGGAGAGGAGGGACCTGGAGGAGACGGTGGATGTTTTGAGGAAGGAACTTAACAAGACGGAGCAGGCGAGGAAGGACGCCAGCATCAAG GCGTCATCTCTGGAGCTGCAGAAGAGCCAGCTGGAGACGAAGCTGAAGCAGAAGGAGGACGAGCTGAACAAACACTCGGCCATGATCTCCATGATCCACAGCCTCAGCAGCGGCAAGATGAAGAACGACGTCAACCTGTCGCTTTGA